One region of Pongo pygmaeus isolate AG05252 chromosome 21, NHGRI_mPonPyg2-v2.0_pri, whole genome shotgun sequence genomic DNA includes:
- the PRNP gene encoding major prion protein isoform X1 — translation MECPVFVRLDPFGLSEVAVIMANLGCWMLVLFVATWSNLGLCKKRPKPGGWNTGGSRYPGQGSPGGNRYPPQGGGGWGQPHGGGWGQPHGGGWGQPHGGGWGQGGGTHSQWNKPSKPKTNMKHMAGAAAAGAVVGGLGGYMLGSAMSRPIIHFGNDYEDRYYRENMYRYPNQVYYRPVDQYSNQNNFVHDCVNITIKQHTVTTTTKGENFTETDVKMMERVVEQMCITQYERESQAYYQRGSSMVLFSSPPVILLISFLIFLIVG, via the coding sequence AGCAGTCATCATGGCGAACCTTGGCTGCTGGATGCTGGTTCTCTTTGTGGCCACATGGAGTAACCTGGGCCTCTGCAAGAAGCGCCCAAAGCCTGGAGGATGGAACACTGGGGGCAGCCGATACCCGGGGCAGGGCAGCCCTGGAGGCAACCGCTACCCACCTCAGGGCGGTGGTGGCTGGGGGCAGCCTCATGGTGGTGGCTGGGGGCAGCCCCATGGTGGTGGCTGGGGACAGCCTCATGGTGGTGGCTGGGGTCAAGGAGGTGGTACCCACAGTCAGTGGAACAAGCCCAGTAAGCCAAAAACCAACATGAAGCACATGGCTGGTGCTGCAGCAGCTGGGGCAGTGGTGGGGGGCCTTGGTGGCTACATGCTGGGAAGTGCCATGAGCAGGCCCATCATACATTTTGGCAATGACTATGAGGACCGTTACTATCGTGAAAACATGTACCGTTACCCCAACCAAGTGTACTACAGGCCCGTGGATCAGTACAGCAACCAGAACAACTTTGTGCACGACTGCGTCAATATCACAATCAAGCAGCACACAGTCACCACAACCACCAAAGGGGAGAACTTCACCGAGACCGACGTTAAGATGATGGAGCGTGTGGTTGAGCAGATGTGTATCACGCAGTACGAGAGGGAATCTCAGGCCTATTACCAGAGAGGATCGAGCATGGTCCTCTTCTCCTCCCCACCTGTGATCCTCCTGAtctctttcctcatcttcctAATAGTGGGATGA
- the PRNP gene encoding major prion protein isoform X2 has translation MANLGCWMLVLFVATWSNLGLCKKRPKPGGWNTGGSRYPGQGSPGGNRYPPQGGGGWGQPHGGGWGQPHGGGWGQPHGGGWGQGGGTHSQWNKPSKPKTNMKHMAGAAAAGAVVGGLGGYMLGSAMSRPIIHFGNDYEDRYYRENMYRYPNQVYYRPVDQYSNQNNFVHDCVNITIKQHTVTTTTKGENFTETDVKMMERVVEQMCITQYERESQAYYQRGSSMVLFSSPPVILLISFLIFLIVG, from the coding sequence ATGGCGAACCTTGGCTGCTGGATGCTGGTTCTCTTTGTGGCCACATGGAGTAACCTGGGCCTCTGCAAGAAGCGCCCAAAGCCTGGAGGATGGAACACTGGGGGCAGCCGATACCCGGGGCAGGGCAGCCCTGGAGGCAACCGCTACCCACCTCAGGGCGGTGGTGGCTGGGGGCAGCCTCATGGTGGTGGCTGGGGGCAGCCCCATGGTGGTGGCTGGGGACAGCCTCATGGTGGTGGCTGGGGTCAAGGAGGTGGTACCCACAGTCAGTGGAACAAGCCCAGTAAGCCAAAAACCAACATGAAGCACATGGCTGGTGCTGCAGCAGCTGGGGCAGTGGTGGGGGGCCTTGGTGGCTACATGCTGGGAAGTGCCATGAGCAGGCCCATCATACATTTTGGCAATGACTATGAGGACCGTTACTATCGTGAAAACATGTACCGTTACCCCAACCAAGTGTACTACAGGCCCGTGGATCAGTACAGCAACCAGAACAACTTTGTGCACGACTGCGTCAATATCACAATCAAGCAGCACACAGTCACCACAACCACCAAAGGGGAGAACTTCACCGAGACCGACGTTAAGATGATGGAGCGTGTGGTTGAGCAGATGTGTATCACGCAGTACGAGAGGGAATCTCAGGCCTATTACCAGAGAGGATCGAGCATGGTCCTCTTCTCCTCCCCACCTGTGATCCTCCTGAtctctttcctcatcttcctAATAGTGGGATGA